One part of the Vitis riparia cultivar Riparia Gloire de Montpellier isolate 1030 chromosome 8, EGFV_Vit.rip_1.0, whole genome shotgun sequence genome encodes these proteins:
- the LOC117920575 gene encoding dof zinc finger protein DOF3.5-like: MEGGVWKANVEISPNCPRCGSSNTKFCYYNNYSLTQPRYFCKGCRRYWTKGGSLRNVPVGGGCRKNRRGKSFRILTDRLASKGLASDPDPDPSGSALADSATTSSGLHDASASNIDLALVYANFLNQKPEPKSTGFEMPELPCEFHPSFQLSSTLSTSNTSLDSSHIQLPPDTHLSEDNQVYLSGFHPIHTHHDHDSANIYGLPPLPGQEVASPEMLWPISQAMVQNQTLHETQLPALHPEAAQHPNHVAVTAGNWSPFDLSCYETFSRP, translated from the coding sequence ATGGAGGGAGGAGTTTGGAAGGCTAATGTTGAGATATCGCCCAATTGTCCCCGTTGCGGCTCTTCCAATACCAAATTTTGCTACTACAACAACTATAGCCTCACACAGCCCCGCTACTTCTGCAAGGGCTGCAGGCGGTATTGGACCAAGGGCGGATCACTCCGGAACGTGCCCGTCGGCGGAGGCTGCAGGAAGAACCGGAGAGGCAAGTCGTTCAGGATATTGACCGATCGCCTTGCCTCCAAGGGTTTGGCCAGTGATCCTGACCCTGACCCTAGTGGAAGTGCCTTGGCTGACTCCGCCACTACCTCTTCTGGGCTACACGATGCTTCCGCTTCCAATATTGATCTTGCTCTTGTTTATGCCAACTTCCTAAACCAGAAGCCGGAGCCAAAGTCAACAGGGTTTGAAATGCCAGAATTGCCTTGTGAATTCCACCCATCTTTCCAGCTTTCATCAACTCTTTCAACGTCGAACACCAGCCTGGATTCATCACATATTCAATTACCGCCGGACACTCATTTGAGTGAGGATAACCAGGTCTATCTTAGTGGCTTCCACCCTATTCACACCCATCATGACCATGACTCTGCCAATATTTATGGGCTGCCACCACTGCCAGGCCAAGAGGTTGCTTCTCCGGAGATGTTGTGGCCCATTTCTCAAGCCATGGTTCAGAATCAGACCTTGCACGAGACACAATTGCCAGCTCTGCACCCAGAAGCTGCTCAACATCCAAATCATGTAGCTGTCACTGCTGGTAACTGGAGCCCATTTGATTTGTCATGCTACGAAACCTTCTCTCGGCCTTGA
- the LOC117919847 gene encoding E3 ubiquitin-protein ligase PUB23-like: MEEIDVPPFFLCPISLEIMKDPVTVSTGITYDRESIEKWLFSRKNNTCPATKQVLSADSDLTPNHTLRRLIQAWCTLNASNGVERIPTPKIPINKIQIVKLLNDAKSPQLQMKCIGKLRALAAESDANKRCIESAGAVEFLASIVSKANFTTFEEESDKGLESRSASSEALSILHYLQVSEAGLKKLVGKNGEFVGCLVRVLQRGNYESRAYAVMLLSSMLQVVDPIQLIALKPEFFVEAVQVLQDHISHQATKATLKLLIEVCPWGRNKVKAVEAGAVSILTELLLASSEKRACEMILTVLDQLCGCAEGRAELLKHAAGMAIVSKKILRVSHVASERAVKILYSISKFSATPSVLQEMSQLGVVAKLCLVLQVDCGSRTKEKTRDILRLHARAWKNSPCIPTNLLSSYP; the protein is encoded by the coding sequence ATGGAAGAAATCGATGTTCCTCCATTTTTCCTCTGCCCGATTTCtttggagattatgaaagaTCCGGTGACGGTGTCAACGGGTATAACGTACGATCGGGAGAGCATCGAGAAGTGGTTGTTTTCCCGCAAAAATAACACCTGTCCGGCGACGAAGCAGGTTCTGTCGGCGGACTCCGATCTGACTCCCAACCACACTCTCCGGCGGCTGATTCAGGCGTGGTGTACTctcaatgcttcaaacggtgtagAGCGTATTCCGACGCCCAAGATTCCGATCAACAAGATCCAGATCGTGAAGCTTCTCAATGATGCTAAGTCTCCACAGTTGCAGATGAAATGTATCGGAAAACTTCGAGCCCTTGCGGCTGAGAGCGACGCCAACAAGCGGTGCATTGAGTCCGCCGGTGCAGTTGAATTCTTAGCTTCAATAGTAAGCAAAGCCAACTTCACAACATTCGAAGAGGAATCAGATAAAGGGCTAGAGTCCAGGAGCGCGAGCAGTGAAGCTCTAAGTATTCTCCATTATCTCCAGGTGTCAGAAGCCGGGCTCAAGAAGCTTGTGGGAAAAAATGGTGAATTTGTGGGGTGCTTGGTACGAGTACTACAACGAGGAAACTACGAGTCTCGAGCTTATGCTGTAATGCTATTGAGTTCGATGCTCCAAGTTGTTGATCCAATACAATTAATCGCCTTGAAACCGGAATTCTTCGTGGAAGCAGTGCAAGTTTTGCAGGATCATATATCTCACCAGGCCACAAAAGCTACACTCAAACTACTAATTGAGGTTTGTCCATGGGGGAGAAACAAGGTCAAAGCAGTGGAAGCCGGCGCAGTTTCGATATTGACAGAGCTTCTTCTCGCTTCTTCAGAAAAAAGGGCTTGTGAGATGATCCTAACGGTGTTGGATCAGCTATGCGGGTGCGCGGAAGGAAGAGCCGAATTGTTGAAGCATGCAGCCGGGATGGCTATAGTGTCAAAGAAGATACTGAGGGTTTCTCACGTGGCAAGTGAACGGGCAGTGAAAATTCTGTATTCCATTTCCAAGTTCTCTGCAACTCCAAGTGTTCTTCAAGAAATGTCGCAGCTGGGTGTTGTGGCGAAATTGTGTTTGGTGCTTCAAGTGGATTGTGGGAGCAGGACCAAGGAGAAAACCAGAGATATCCTCAGATTGCATGCCAGGGCATGGAAGAACTCTCCATGCATACCCACCAATTTACTTTCTTCATATCCATAG